The nucleotide sequence TGTTGGAtagatgtgtaaaatgtttaaaagtagtTCTTGAAAGTTgtttaaacatataataaatGAGCGGATGTTTCCGGTCAGGCGCGGAGCGGGCAGCCGGGCCCGCGGTGCTGTGACGTGAAGGACCTCCCTCTCGGACTCAGCAGCAGTAATGGCGGACTACGACAGCTACGAGGAGCGGGACCGGGCCTACGGCAGCTTCGGCGGCGGCAGAGGGTGAGTCTCTTCCCGGTCAGGTGGCTCCACGGAGCGGCCTCCAGCACGGAACCCAGCGGACCGGCCTCCCGGAGCCTCGGAGCGGGGCGGCCGGGCCCCGGAGCCCGACCCGCCGGGCTGCTGCAGGCCGCAGCCCGGGAAAGGCTCTGGAGGCCGGGAACGGCGGGCAGGAAACACCGAGGACCCgcagctaacatgctaacagcTAGCAGTAGGCGCATACACAGTAACGGATCAATAACCTGATCAGCTCCGAGCTCTGCGGATCAATAACATGTGGTGCAgggatgagggggggggggtgctagTGGTACCGGAGAGCAGCGGGGCGCAGCGGGAGGAGAGGCCGAGAGGAAGCTGCTGGAAGCCCGCATGGTGCTGCTGCTCGCACCGCTGCATGCGGCTGGCTGGAGATGGGTATTGATCAGGGTATTGATCCGTTATTGATCAGGTTATTGATCTGGTTATCAGGTTATTGATCCGTCATTGATCAGCTGAGCTTCACTCGCTGAGTTTATTTTGTGAACAAAGAAAATCAGTttgattattgatcagaaaTATTTTATCGAtcctaatcaatgaatcaatgacTCAGTGTTCAGAGCTGAAGCTGATGTAATGATCTCCGGGTAATCAATCAGTTACATGATCAATACGTCTGCTCAGTGTTTTATTGATCAATcattaaattaatcaataaatctgAGACTGAAAAAAGTAATCGATCAGTTTTCTTCTGATTGATCAATAACTGATAATCAGTGAAACGTCAGGAAATGTTCAATGATTGATAACTGATCAGTTTCACATTGATAACGACACAgctgatcagttattgatttattgatcaatcaataaatcaatataatgGAGCTTTATTGATCGGCTCCAGAGTttcataatgttattatttagtCTGAAACTGCAGCGATCAATCCATCAGGTTATCAATCGATCAATCGGTCAGGTTATTAATCGGTCAGCTGATCAgttttgattattgatcattttgagtCTAAATtcagatttcagtttgtttctgaATGAAAACTGAAGATCAATAACACTGATCAGCTTTGTATTGATCAGATTCATCCAGAATTTAATtcatcagattaatcaatatttaaaatcattgattgggtccaaaagtctgagaccgCCAAAATAAGAGTCACAGAGGCCCAAAAACTGaagtttatttaaaagctgtaaaaaaaaacaaagaagtcttttattctgaaatttgatgacttttcctaaagtggcccaaaatgcaccaaaatataaacatattaaatgttatatttagtatttgtgctccagatgtttgtccattgaggctgttctgggtcagattatctccgtatctattgacatgtgttttagtgaaatgaatagttaatagttttaataagattctttttatgatgtagcagtgaagactgatggctctaatggttatacaataaaccccacagctccagaaagctctgctcattttacctttacattaaataacatttaaccaccaaaaagagatgaaaaaatgacctacagttagtttgagtgacagctgccatctagttaccatggtaactatgagatggagagactaaagagactcaaaactaccaaaaagagacatttccatcactattgctatgttatattttcatgtctgaggtaaaataggacatgatattgtgtgaaaggagatgtttagtggtgtaaaatctaaaaaaaatacactctctctgctctctgacacgtgaatcaaggtttaatcacatttattgatcagtcagtgagactattgatgctttctaaacacatctgtgcttcaacgtTTGGTAtgaacactttttatgaggaaaacaaactgtgaggatagaatatgaacagtatgtgatgatagaatatgaacagtatgtgatgatagaatatgaacagtatgtgaggatagaatatgaacagtatggtAGGATGACTCTGTGCTGTATTGATATAAAGTATTGATCAGTGCGTGTCCCGTGCTGCAGGCCCCGTGGCGGCGGCGGCCCCGGAGGCCCCAGGAAGCAGAAGGAGCTGCCGTCAGAGCCTCCGTTCACAGCGTACGTTGGAAACCTGCCGTTCAACACGGTCCAGGGAGACATCGACATCATCTTCAAAGAGCTCAACATCCGCAGCGTCCGATTGGTccgagacaaagagacagacaagTTCAAAGGTCAGCGGGGGGGAAGGGTTAACTAACAGTCACTAATGATGTGACTCAGGCAGCGATGGAGACGATGTCACAGCTGATTTAACACAATCACTTCCTGTCATATCAAATCACTAAAAACTACTAaactattatttattgttatttgtgAACTCAAtcagacatttaaataaagaactatgtcttcttcttctataataatattcctcctgttctttaGAAATgacctttaaaatgttcacatccTAGAAAAGTAGAAATAGTGgagtagctcccaatgcaggtaggcTAGGATCCATCAATGCAGGTAGACTGGGATCCACTAATGCAGGTAGACTAGGATCCACCAATGCAGGTAGGCTAGGCTCCACCAATGCAGGTAGACTAGGATCCATCAATGCAGGTAGACTGGGATCCACCAATGCAGGTAGACTAGGATCCACCAATGCTGGTAGACTGGGATTCACCAATGCAGGTAGACTAGGATCCATCAATGCATGTAGACTGGGATCCACCAATGCATGTAGACTGGGATCCACCAATGCATGTAGACTGGGATCCACCAATGCAGGTAGACTAGGCTCCACCAATGCAGGTAGGCTAGGATCCACCAATGCAGGTAGGCTAGGATCCATCAATGCAGGTAGACTAGGATCCAccaatgcaggtagactggGATCCAccaatgcaggtagactggGATCCATCAATGCATGTAGACTGGGATCCAccaatgcaggtagactggGATCCAccaatgcaggtagactggGATCCAccaatgcaggtagactggGATCCATCAATGCAGGTAGACTAGGCTCCACCAATGCAGGTAGGCTAGGCTCCACCAATGCAGGTAGACTAGGATCCACCAATGCAGGTAGAGTAGAATCCATCAATGCAGGTAGAGTAGGATccacctgcattgggagctgtgGATGGGCGTCTACCTCTCTATTGTATCACATCCTGTAAAAGATCATAAAGTTAGTCTTTAATGCAGAGGAGTCGATGCTGTGAGGTCACAGTTTTAGTTCAGGAGAACTTCTCAGCTGGAAACAACAGCTGAcactaactgtgtgtgtatctgtgtgtgtgtatctctctgtatctgtgtgtgtgtatctctgtgtgtgtgtgtgtatctctctgtatctctgtgtgtgtgtatctctctgtatctgtgtgtgtgtgtgtgtgtatatctctgtgtgtgtgtatctgtgtgtgtgtgtgtgtgtgtatctgtgtgtgtgtatctgtgtgtttatatctgtgtgcgtgtgtgtgtatctctgtgtgtgtatcttcagGTTTCTGTTACGTGGAGTTTGAGGACCTAGAGTCGTTAAAAGAAGCGTTGGCGTACGATGGCGCAGTGAgtatgacatcacttcctgttcctgtATGCTGACTCAGCAGTAATGTCTCTGACTGACACAACCTTTTGACCCCTGCAGTTGCTAGGTGAAAGGTCACTGAGGGTGGACATCGCAGAGGGACGAAGGCaagagcgaggaggaggaggaggaggcggcggcGGCTTCGGATTCAGGAAAGACGACggtaggtgtgtgtgagtgttgatGAGCGAGTGTGTTAGGGTCAGagtgtttcccacagaccaGGTAGCTATGTGTGGTGCAGGGTCGTACGGAGACCTTTTGAGGGGCTCTGACCGGGGGGAGGGGGCGTTGACGTTGTAGCAGCAGTGCTGTGTAtcggtaacctagcaacactaggggggtccgggggtaataatagggctgcaactatttttgtagttaccagttttacttttaccatcattaggcttccatacttagctactagctgctgctctcctcccatcattagctactagctgctgctctcctcccatcattagctactagctgctgctctccttcCATCATTAactactagctgctgctctcctcccatcattagctactagctgctgctctcctcccatCATTAactactagctgctgctctcctcccatcattagctactagctgctgctctccttcCATCAttagctactagctgctgctctcctcccatcattagctactagctgctgctctcctcccatcattagctactagctgctgctctcctcccatcattagctactagctgctgctctcctcccatcattagctactagctgctgctctcctcccatcattagctactagctgctgctctcctcccatcattagctactagctgctgctctcctcccatcattagctactagctgctgctctcctcccatcattagctactagctgctgctctcctcccatcattagctactagctgctgctctcctcccatcattagctactagctgctgctctgctgactgtgagatctgagcaggtagaagctgatagttcactaactagaacCAGGGAGCATTGATTCTGTGGCGCCACACATTGGTCTATGTATGGGAAACACtgggttagtgtgtgtgtgtgtgtgtgtgtgtgtgtgtgtatctctggttagggttattgtgtgtgtattagtgtgttatAAACAGCAGCTGAGACTGGAGAATGaaagtttttttattaatttataataaaaagtataaaatgttaCACTGCTCCTTTatcctgccccccccctccctcctgatgagcccactcagctctgattggtcagctgccTACTGAGGGGCAACCAATCAGAACCAGTTTGAGTGAGGAACACtgcatgaggaggaggaggaggactctTCATCTTTTTACTCTTCATCCTTTCATCTTCATcctttcatcttcatcctcaccCCCCCACTTTCCTTTTAACTGTtcgagacagacaggtgagacgggtaacagtcagacaggtgagacagtgaaATGGGTAAAAGGTGAGACAGGTAACAAGTGAGACAGGtaacaggtgagacaggtaacaggtgagacagtgagacaggtaacaggtgagacaggtaacAAGTGAGACAGGtaacaggtgagacaggtaacaggtgagacaggtaacAGGTGAGCAGAGGTCTGTTGCACCAGCTAATTAAATCAGATgttaattttaacattaaagatATTTAGTTAAAGTAACTTAATGAAACACGTTGAACAGCTGGTTTcttcattcagttcatttttatcttatcaaaattaatttgttaaCATTTGTTAAGTAAActttattttggtctttttaaatgatgcattc is from Scomber scombrus chromosome 5, fScoSco1.1, whole genome shotgun sequence and encodes:
- the eif4h gene encoding eukaryotic translation initiation factor 4H isoform X2, which translates into the protein MADYDSYEERDRAYGSFGGGRGPRGGGGPGGPRKQKELPSEPPFTAYVGNLPFNTVQGDIDIIFKELNIRSVRLVRDKETDKFKGFCYVEFEDLESLKEALAYDGALLGERSLRVDIAEGRRQERGGGGGGGGGFGFRKDDGRGGGRGAPRGGGGRDFRDDFDQQGGGFRDDDFMGGRSRGGGGSRPSDRRGGSSAGGSAGGGAGGGGMSRFRDGPPRGGATDFREPSDEERAQRPRLQLKPRTVSEPLNQVANPNSAIFGGAKPREEVISREKD
- the eif4h gene encoding eukaryotic translation initiation factor 4H isoform X1; translation: MADYDSYEERDRAYGSFGGGRGPRGGGGPGGPRKQKELPSEPPFTAYVGNLPFNTVQGDIDIIFKELNIRSVRLVRDKETDKFKGFCYVEFEDLESLKEALAYDGALLGERSLRVDIAEGRRQERGGGGGGGGGFGFRKDDGRGGGRGAPRGGGGRDFRDDFDQQGGGGGGGGFRDDDFMGGRSRGGGGSRPSDRRGGSSAGGSAGGGAGGGGMSRFRDGPPRGGATDFREPSDEERAQRPRLQLKPRTVSEPLNQVANPNSAIFGGAKPREEVISREKD